One genomic segment of Coffea arabica cultivar ET-39 chromosome 6e, Coffea Arabica ET-39 HiFi, whole genome shotgun sequence includes these proteins:
- the LOC140009862 gene encoding uncharacterized protein — MWPVILVPYNLPAYKFMRKEFLILSLLIPGLRAPGKELDVFLRPAIDDLKDLFHGISTYDAYSGQNFQMRAAILWTISDFPAYGYLSGWSTSGYKACPCCLDDTASQRLRGKICFMGHRRFLNHDHRWRKQKAHFDGTIETRSRPKEFSGEQVLRHLNSLAGVFGEFGKNPVTRKKGVDKIQGNWRKKSIFFESPYWEKLSMRHCLDVMHILKNTCESLVATLLNIPDKTKDTNKTRDDLLDMGIRHELHLHDDGTRKTKPPALYVMSSSERKGFCDFLRSIKFPDGYAANISKCVKDGKLMGLKTHDYHVLLQRLIPAGIRGYLCKEVNEATFELSEFFRDLCSKTLKMDDLERLEKNAPLILCKLEKIFPPAFFDIMIHLIVHLPKEAKLGGPVHPRWMFPFERYLGSLKKYVRNRARPEGSIAEGYIANECLTFMSKYLHGIETKFTRKRRNYDYNQDKAEELVVFSLSVRPFGLVTPPTKLSQVELDVAHKFILNNCDEIAEYRIKHKEMLQRIHPENVDSRHEDQFTEWFKDHINQLHIDKSLDVSEELWALANGPIPFMTKHYSGCIVNEVCFHTRDRDDCRTTQNSGLVVEGDHKGKHIDFYGFVKAVVELTFFHAYKVVLLQCEWYNTGSTNTIKSDRHFVTIDIRSRWYQNDPFVLPNQVQQVFYIGDTKLGRHWRIVQRVQHRHLWNLPDLEENDGDVLNADTSFLDELLQQNETRTVLPIVEDDELGLLSRQGVEIEVVLENPLHTSTDEKEYGEEDNVFKEDGMLIESSDSDETIDMDIDLDSA; from the exons AGGAGTTAGATGTGTTCTTAAGGCCAGCAATAGATGATTTGAAAGATTTATTTCATGGAATCAGCACTTATGATGCATATAGTGGACAAAACTTTCAAATGCGTGCAGCAATTTTATGGACTATATCAGATTTCCCTGCATATGGCTATTTGTCTGGATGGAGCACCAGTGGGTATAAAGCATGTCCATGTTGTCTTGATGATACTGCTTCACAAAGACTAAGAGGCAAAATATGTTTCATGGGACATCGTCGCTTTTTGAACCATGACCACCGTTGGCGAAAACAAAAAGCTCATTTTGATGGAACTATTGAAACACGCTCCAGGCCAAAGGAATTTTCTGGAGAACAGGTTTTAAGACATTTAAATTCCTTGGCTGGTGTCTTTGGTGAGTTTGGTAAGAACCCAGTTACTCGGAAAAAAGGAGTTGATAAAATTCAGGGtaattggaggaaaaaaagtATATTTTTTGAGTCACCATATTGGGAAAAACTCTCCATGAGACATTGTCTGGATGTGATGCATATCCTTAAAAATACATGTGAAAGTTTAGTAGCAACATTGTTGAACATTCCTGATAAGACAAAAGATACTAATAAAACTCGTGATGATCTACTTGACATGGGAATAAGGCACGAACTACACTTACATGATGATGgtacaaggaaaacaaagcCTCCAGCCTTGTATGTGATGTCTTCAAGTGAGAGAAAaggattttgtgattttttgaggTCAATTAAGTTTCCTGATGGGTATGCTGCCAACATTTCCAAGTGTGTTAAAGATGGTAAACTGATGGGACTTAAAACACATGACTACCATGTCCTCTTGCAACGACTTATTCCAGCGGGCATTCGTGGGTATTTGTGCAAAGAAGTCAATGAGGCAACTTTTGAGTTAAGTGAGTTTTTTCGAGATTTGTGTTCTAAAACCCTTAAGATGGATGACTTGGAAAGGTTGGAGAAAAATGCTCCGTTAATATTATGTAAGTTGGAAAAAATCTTTCCTCCTGCCTTCTTTGACATTATGATCCATTTGATTGTTCACTTGCCAAAGGAAGCAAAACTTGGTGGGCCAGTACATCCTAGGTGGATGTTTCCATTTGAAAG GTATCTTGGATCCCTTAAAAAGTATGTCCGTAATCGTGCTCGTCCTGAAGGCTCGATTGCAGAAGGATATATTGCAAATGAGTGCCTAACATTCATGTCCAAATATCTCCATGGCATTGAAACAAAATTCACCCGCAAGAGACGCAACTATGACTATAATCAGGATAAGGCAGAGGAGCTGGTGGTTTTCTCACTAAGTGTTCgcccatttggacttgttacaCCTCCTACTAAATTATCTCAAGTTGAACTAGATGTGGCTCATAAATTTATATTGAATAACTGTGATGAAATAGCAGAGTACAGAAT TAAGCATAAAGAGATGCTGCAAAGGATTCATCCTGAAAATGTTGATAGCAGACATGAAGATCAATTCACAGAGTGGTTCAAAGATCAT ATAAATCAGTTACACATTGATAAATCATTGGATGTTTCTGAAGAGCTGTGGGCATTAGCAAATGGTCCTATACCTTTCATGACAAAGCATTACTCAGGATGCATTGTAAATGAAGTTTGTTTCCACACAAGAGATCGGGATGATTGCCGTACAACACAGAATAGTGGCTTAGTTGTTGAGGGTGACCATAAAGGAAAACACATTGACTTTTATGGCTTTGTTAAGGCTGTGGTTGAGCTGACCTTTTTTCATGCATACAAGGTAGTCTTGCTTCAATGTGAATGGTATAACACAGGtagcacaaacacaataaagAGTGATAGGCACTTTGTGACCATCGATATTAGATCACGTTGGTATCAAAATGATCCATTTGTTTTACCAAATCAAGTCCAGCAAGTCTTCTATATTGGTGATACAAAGTTGGGGAGACATTGGCGAATTGTACAACGTGTTCAACATAGGCATTTGTGGAACCTACCAGATTTGGAAGAGAACGATGGAGATGTGCTCAATGCAGATACAAGTTTTTTAGATGAATTATTGCAGCAAAATGAAACAAGAACTGTTCTGCCTATTGTCGAAGATGATGAACTAGGCCTCTTAAGCAGACAAGGTGTTGAAATTGAAGTTGTTCTGGAGAATCCTTTGCATACTTCCACTGATGAAAAAGAGTATGGTGAAGAAGACAATGTTTTTAAAGAAGATGGCATGCTTATTGAATCT